From a single Eleginops maclovinus isolate JMC-PN-2008 ecotype Puerto Natales chromosome 20, JC_Emac_rtc_rv5, whole genome shotgun sequence genomic region:
- the mrps16 gene encoding 28S ribosomal protein S16, mitochondrial, with protein MVHLSSLLLKKYHGGYVVIRFALAGHKQANRPFYRIVAAYNKRARDGKYLEQLGSYDPLPNINNEKLVSLNFDRIKYWVGCGAHTTKPVAKLLGLAGFFPLHPMTITESERHRARAELTVTGTEDGLREGQKDAEV; from the exons ATGGTTCATTTAT CGTCACTCCTACTGAAGAAGTACCATGGGGGTTACGTTGTCATCCGATTTGCTCTTGCAGGCCACAAACAAGCTAACAGACCCTTTTACCGCATTGTGGCAGCTTACAACAAAAGGGCAAGAGATGGTAAATATTTAGAGCAGCTTGGTTCCTACGACCCTCTCCCGAACATCAACAACGAGAAACTTGTCAGCCTCAACTTCGACCGCATCAAGTACTGGGTCGGCTGTGGCGCCCACACCACAAAACCAGTGGCCAAACTTCTAG GGTTGGCAGGATTTTTCCCTCTGCACCCTATGACGATAACAGAATCCGAGCGCCACAGAGCCCGAGCTGAATTGACAGTAACAGGAACAGAGGATGGTCTGCGGGAGGGACAGAAAGATGCTGAAGTTTGA
- the LOC134882480 gene encoding mucin-3A produces the protein MIGTSITQLPLTSGETFTTLMTSSADQQSTSVTAVTPTEKMEPTTSTSILTSNGESSTSNSDKSTTTFISTTNTEVSLSSPSTSPPLTTHFTQTSPGHKSETTVTGTSTKKLPLTSRETSTTSMSSSTEQQSTSVTAVTPTLHTVSIPTSKALTSMEIITTNKFTTKGPSTSTIIPLSNTTLTSTTLPTTTPQCHDCQCFRGTCKFNVTLERCQCLCQEFVFGNSCSLGENDTAANIDTGALPTRKANFSLEIQLNFSLAFNDLSSPQSLEFIKTLELQIETLCKEADPQTFKKVQVVKLSPGSVVAESVVEYIYPNNESQILFVNTLLDGRLTNILNDSKNLMKIAKAFNISEVQLNEITFQPPEIKNIIDIKPFVNCSHNTDYTPEIVNGKWQCAGPCKNNTDYCHQHGECYNDIKKGAICRCFESSLEQFYGPQCEVSRWGPGFYGALFGSLAVVLLLLIIIIIIAVILKKRHMGVWKRSNSYNRRLSDFEEDFFDFSDTGNHNLGLAGTYTTEQLQRNHS, from the exons ATGATTGGGACCAGCATCACACAGCTCCCATTGACTAGCGGGGAAACATTTACAACATTGATGACCTCATCAGCAGATCAACAATCTACATCTGTTACGGCTGTTACACCAACAGAAAAAATGGAACCAACAACTTCAACCTCAATATTAACATCGAATGGAGAATCAAGTACTTCAAACTCTGATAAATCCACAACAACATTCATCTCCACCACAAATACAGAGGTTTCCTTGAGTTCACCCTCAACATCCCCTCCATTGACTactcatttcacacaaacatctcCTGGACACAAATCTGAAACAACAGTGACTGGGACCAGCACTAAAAAACTCCCATTGACTAGCCGGGAAACATCTACCACGTCAATGTCCTCATCAACAGAGCAACAATCTACATCTGTTACGGCTGTGACACCAACACTACATACTGTATCAATACCAACTTCAAAAGCTTTGACGTCAATGGAAATTATCACCACGAACAAATTTACAACAAAAGGTCCTTCAACATCAACCATCATTCCCCTTTCAAATACAACTTTGACATCAACAACATTACCTACAACAACTCCTCAGTGTCATGATTGTCAATGTTTTCGGGGTACCTGTAAATTCAACGTCACACTTGAAAGATGTCAATGCCTCTGTCAAGAATTTGTTTTTGGAAATTCCTGTTCTTTAGGAGAGAATGACACAGCTGCTAATATTG ATACTGGGGCATTGCCAACACGAAAAGCAAATTTTTCTTTAGAAATCCAGCTCAATTTTAGCTTAGCTTTTAATGATCTTAGCTCCCCTCAATCGTTGGAATTCATCAAAACATTAGAACTACAG ATCGAAACTTTATGCAAAGAAGCAGATCcacaaacctttaaaaaagtaCAAGTCGTCAAGTTATC ACCAGGAAGTGTTGTTGCTGAGAGTGTGGTGGAGTACATCTATCCAAACAATGAATCTCAAATCCTGTTTGTCAACACTCTGCTTGATGGGAGGTTGACTAACATCTTGAATGACAGCAAAAACCTCATGAAGATTGCTAAGGCCTTTAATATTTCAGAAGTGCAGTTGAATGAAATCACTTTCCAGCCACCTGAGATAAAAA acATCATAGATATAAAGCCTTTTGTAAACTGTTCTCACAACACTGATTACACTCCTGAGATTGTTAACGGTAAATGGCAGTGTGCAGGACcttgcaaaaacaacacagattACTGTCACCAACATGGTGAATGTTACAATGACATTAAGAAGGGGGCGATCTGTAG ATGCTTTGAGTCTAGCCTTGAGCAGTTTTATGGCCCACAATGTGAAGTCTCCCGTTGGGGTCCAGGTTTCTATGGTGCACTGTTTGGATCATTGGCAGTAGTGCTCCTGCTCttaattatcatcatcattattgcTGTCATCCTCAAAAAGAGACACATGGGTGTTTG gAAAAGGAGCAACTCCTATAACAGAAGACTGTCAGATTTTGAAGAAGACTTCTTTGACTTCTCTGATACAG gAAATCACAACCTGGGACTTGCAGGTACTTACACAACAGAGCAACTACAAAGGAATCACAGCTGA